From one Microbacterium aurum genomic stretch:
- a CDS encoding IS256 family transposase yields MALNQSALLELLGELKLTDVTDRIRVATETLYQELIDAEAAAFIGAAPYERTEGRVAVRNGSRPRTLSTTAGDLELRIPKLRAGSFFPSLLERRRRVDQALFAVVMEAYVHGVSTRKVDDLVKALGADTGISKSEVSRICGNLDEDVAAFRDRPLADSAYPYVFLDATYCKARVGRRVVSQAVVVAVGVAADGRREVLGFEVGDTESQPFWTTFLRSLKARGLDGVKLVISDAHTGLIAAIETVFVGSAWQRCRVHFMRNVLANVPKTAGPMVASIIRTIFAQPDTEHVFAQFHEVVRMLARSHPKVADMLEDAKNDILAFCGFPQQHWRQIWSTNPLERVNKEIKRRTDVVGTFPNPAALLRLAGHVLIEQHDEWDGADRRYFSEHSMKLLQVEAEEVAIPELAAA; encoded by the coding sequence ATGGCTCTTAACCAGTCTGCCCTCCTCGAGCTCCTCGGGGAACTGAAACTCACCGATGTCACCGACCGGATCCGAGTCGCGACCGAGACGCTCTATCAGGAGCTGATCGACGCGGAAGCGGCGGCGTTCATCGGCGCCGCCCCGTATGAGCGCACCGAGGGCCGCGTCGCGGTCCGCAACGGCTCCAGGCCCCGCACCCTGTCGACGACAGCCGGGGATCTGGAGCTGCGGATCCCGAAGCTGCGGGCCGGGTCCTTCTTCCCGTCGCTGCTGGAACGCCGCCGGAGGGTCGATCAGGCGTTGTTCGCGGTCGTGATGGAGGCCTACGTCCACGGCGTCTCGACCCGCAAGGTCGACGACCTCGTCAAGGCGCTGGGCGCGGACACCGGCATCTCCAAGTCGGAGGTGTCGCGGATCTGCGGCAACCTCGACGAGGACGTCGCGGCGTTCCGGGACCGGCCCCTCGCCGACAGCGCCTACCCGTACGTGTTCCTCGACGCGACCTATTGCAAGGCCCGGGTCGGCCGGCGGGTGGTCTCGCAGGCGGTCGTCGTTGCCGTGGGAGTCGCGGCCGACGGGCGGCGGGAGGTGCTCGGCTTCGAGGTCGGAGACACCGAGTCGCAGCCGTTCTGGACCACGTTCCTGCGCTCGTTGAAGGCGCGTGGGCTGGACGGGGTGAAGCTCGTGATCAGCGACGCGCACACCGGGCTGATCGCAGCGATCGAGACCGTGTTCGTCGGCTCCGCCTGGCAACGCTGCCGAGTGCATTTCATGCGGAACGTGCTCGCCAACGTCCCGAAGACGGCTGGCCCGATGGTCGCGTCGATCATCCGCACGATCTTCGCGCAGCCGGACACGGAGCACGTGTTCGCGCAGTTCCACGAGGTCGTCCGCATGCTCGCCAGGTCGCATCCGAAGGTCGCGGACATGCTCGAGGACGCCAAGAACGACATCCTCGCGTTCTGCGGATTCCCGCAGCAGCACTGGCGGCAGATCTGGTCCACGAACCCGCTCGAACGCGTCAACAAGGAGATCAAACGCCGCACCGACGTCGTCGGAACCTTCCCCAACCCCGCCGCGCTACTGCGCCTGGCCGGGCACGTCCTCATCGAGCAACACGACGAATGGGACGGCGCCGACCGCCGCTACTTCAGCGAACACTCCATGAAGCTCCTGCAAGTCGAAGCAGAGGAGGTCGCGATCCCCGAACTCGCTGCGGCATAA
- a CDS encoding ArdC family protein: protein MAATEDQRAARDAKLDALHERLAAAVGQLSSGDDWRRALEFAARFRSRSFGNTLLIWAQHLDAFEQGRVSAPEPTYVAGYKQWQTLGRQVEKGQPGYMIFAPVTGRFASSTPRDSLSWRRLGRFEKPKPGEAVRSRMVGAKPAYVWDVSQTTGDPIPERAAPVLLEGAAPEGLWEGLAGLVEAEGFAVLRVERAGLIHGANGLTDYTNRTVSVRMDMDDAAQVKTLAHELAHVRLHGPDNPDATRHRGIGEVEAESVALMIGAAHGMDTSSYTIPYVSGWAGTVKDKDPAEVVQATGERVRKTAGAILDALPTVQLGGGDPPGLNRDAPRTERPARAERPATAARVEPARASRAADTAVRGL, encoded by the coding sequence ATGGCCGCGACCGAGGATCAGCGGGCCGCGCGGGATGCGAAGCTCGACGCGCTGCATGAACGGCTGGCGGCTGCGGTCGGTCAGCTTTCCTCCGGGGACGACTGGCGTCGCGCGCTCGAGTTCGCAGCCCGGTTCCGGTCGCGGTCGTTTGGGAACACGCTGCTGATCTGGGCTCAGCATCTCGACGCTTTCGAGCAGGGGCGGGTGTCGGCGCCGGAGCCGACGTATGTCGCCGGGTACAAGCAGTGGCAGACACTCGGCCGTCAGGTGGAGAAGGGCCAGCCGGGGTACATGATCTTCGCCCCGGTGACGGGCCGGTTCGCGTCCTCGACCCCGCGGGACTCGTTGTCGTGGCGCCGGCTGGGGCGGTTCGAGAAGCCGAAGCCGGGCGAGGCGGTGCGCTCCCGGATGGTCGGCGCGAAGCCGGCCTATGTCTGGGACGTGTCGCAGACGACGGGTGATCCGATCCCTGAGCGCGCTGCGCCGGTGCTGCTGGAAGGCGCCGCGCCCGAAGGGCTATGGGAGGGCTTGGCCGGCCTGGTGGAAGCGGAAGGATTCGCGGTGCTGCGGGTCGAGCGCGCCGGGCTGATCCACGGCGCGAACGGCCTGACCGACTACACGAATCGCACGGTCTCGGTGCGGATGGACATGGACGATGCCGCGCAGGTGAAGACCCTCGCGCACGAGCTCGCGCATGTGCGCCTGCACGGCCCCGACAACCCGGATGCGACACGGCATCGCGGGATCGGGGAGGTGGAGGCGGAGTCGGTGGCGTTGATGATCGGCGCCGCGCACGGCATGGACACCAGCTCGTACACGATCCCGTATGTGTCGGGGTGGGCCGGGACGGTGAAGGACAAGGACCCCGCCGAGGTGGTGCAGGCCACCGGAGAGCGGGTCCGCAAGACCGCCGGGGCGATCCTCGATGCCCTCCCGACCGTGCAGCTCGGCGGAGGCGACCCGCCCGGCCTGAACCGCGACGCCCCGCGTACCGAACGCCCTGCGCGGGCGGAGCGGCCTGCGACGGCGGCGCGGGTGGAGCCGGCGCGGGCGTCTCGGGCGGCGGATACCGCGGTGAGGGGCTTGTGA
- a CDS encoding bifunctional DNA primase/polymerase, producing the protein MRAASLFTEAAGLPLPAAAARFADAGVPVFPCVPGGKRPLTGHGFHDASTDPAQVSAWWRRWPGANIAVPTGAPSGLVVVDVDVHGPVDGRASFRRAGDAGLVEGWELLVRTPTGGMHAYYPATPGTAQRSWQAGRAGVDFRGDGGYIIVPPSSRPIGAATVGYRIVQVAPGPGREPDAGRLRDFLDPHPPIRPRPVGGQRVGREDAERLARWVDRQDTDRNLKLFWASCRLAEGGVPLADALDAVLTAAKSDFGPREITATVRSAYRAVHPDPVRRTTTSATQTASPAGVGWFDRRPGSARPAVPGRGL; encoded by the coding sequence ATGCGGGCCGCGTCGCTGTTCACCGAGGCAGCGGGCCTGCCGTTGCCTGCGGCCGCGGCACGGTTCGCGGACGCTGGGGTGCCGGTGTTCCCGTGCGTGCCGGGCGGCAAGCGCCCCCTGACCGGGCACGGGTTCCACGACGCGAGCACCGATCCCGCCCAGGTGTCGGCGTGGTGGCGACGGTGGCCGGGCGCGAACATCGCCGTCCCCACGGGGGCGCCGTCCGGGCTGGTGGTGGTGGATGTGGACGTGCACGGCCCGGTCGACGGGCGGGCGAGCTTCCGCCGTGCCGGCGACGCGGGTCTGGTCGAGGGTTGGGAGCTGCTGGTGCGCACCCCCACGGGCGGCATGCACGCCTACTACCCGGCGACACCGGGCACCGCGCAACGGTCCTGGCAGGCCGGGCGCGCGGGAGTCGATTTCCGTGGCGACGGCGGATACATCATCGTCCCGCCCTCGTCCCGACCCATCGGCGCCGCCACGGTCGGATACCGCATTGTCCAGGTCGCCCCCGGCCCGGGACGCGAGCCGGATGCGGGCAGGTTGCGGGACTTCCTCGACCCCCACCCTCCGATCCGCCCCCGTCCGGTCGGCGGGCAGCGGGTGGGTCGGGAGGATGCGGAGCGGTTGGCGCGGTGGGTGGACCGGCAGGACACCGACCGCAATCTCAAACTGTTCTGGGCGTCGTGCCGACTGGCCGAAGGCGGCGTCCCGCTCGCTGATGCCCTCGATGCGGTGCTGACGGCAGCGAAGTCGGACTTTGGGCCGCGGGAGATCACCGCGACCGTCCGATCCGCCTACCGCGCCGTTCACCCCGACCCCGTCAGGCGCACGACGACCTCCGCGACGCAGACCGCGTCACCGGCAGGGGTCGGCTGGTTCGACCGCCGCCCCGGGTCGGCCCGCCCGGCCGTACCGGGGAGGGGGTTGTGA
- a CDS encoding DUF2637 domain-containing protein → MAVQAGRRWAVVTAAGGTVFIAAGAFWLSFTALADLARRSGIEAGQAWAWPLIVDGIIVVATVAVVALAGHRQAWYPWGLLAAGAVVSVTANAIHAVVAADADVPAVLAASVAAVPPLVLLAITHLTVILTRPVPAPASDPSAEPPTAADVPVGQPVMPSVPVATAAVSRGEGREAAVLLRDEEGWSNKQIARHLGVHPSTVGRWFARPAMTGPDSEETT, encoded by the coding sequence ATGGCGGTTCAGGCGGGGAGGCGGTGGGCGGTGGTGACCGCGGCGGGCGGGACGGTGTTCATCGCCGCGGGAGCGTTCTGGCTGTCGTTCACCGCTCTGGCGGACCTGGCCCGGCGTTCCGGGATCGAGGCGGGGCAGGCGTGGGCGTGGCCGCTGATCGTGGACGGCATCATCGTGGTCGCAACCGTCGCCGTGGTCGCCCTGGCCGGGCACCGGCAGGCGTGGTACCCGTGGGGGCTGCTGGCCGCCGGAGCGGTGGTGTCGGTGACGGCCAACGCGATCCATGCCGTCGTCGCCGCCGACGCCGACGTGCCGGCGGTGCTCGCCGCGTCCGTCGCGGCGGTGCCCCCGCTGGTGCTGCTGGCGATCACCCACCTCACCGTCATCCTCACCCGCCCCGTCCCCGCGCCCGCATCCGACCCTTCTGCCGAGCCGCCGACAGCGGCGGATGTCCCCGTGGGTCAGCCGGTGATGCCGTCCGTCCCGGTGGCGACGGCGGCGGTATCGCGGGGTGAGGGGCGTGAGGCGGCGGTGCTGCTGCGGGACGAGGAGGGCTGGTCGAACAAGCAGATCGCCCGCCACCTGGGCGTGCACCCGTCCACGGTGGGCCGCTGGTTCGCCCGGCCGGCGATGACCGGCCCCGACTCGGAGGAGACAACATGA
- a CDS encoding ParB/RepB/Spo0J family partition protein, with translation MSTTPGGHIELERAVDAIGVGSRHRQDYGDLAPLVESIRRNGLLQPITITLDGHLICGARRLAAIRQLGWKTVNVWVRSGVSDRLGQLLAEQDDNLLHKPLTQLEAAALYRELKALLTEGATLRQEATRFQPAGANEKNGAVNLTAPWAGFGEAAVQAAQMVTGRDSHTTMERIVRLEDLAADPDQPDAVRQRAAEEVERIRAGGKVYPAHLRMNAELSLAELDQLAADPTQPAELCEQARAEAAGVRAAERDARAVELEHLAKDALARVRAAKKTGRKPRPRLTAVEPGEVVPYPLTVFLAIWDDLAGWWTHHDPAEVGPALTDEQWARFEDTIAGTVAFADAARASRQAQRLGEHIA, from the coding sequence ATGAGCACCACGCCCGGCGGACACATCGAGCTGGAGCGGGCCGTCGATGCCATCGGCGTCGGGTCTCGGCACCGGCAGGACTACGGCGACCTGGCACCGCTGGTCGAGTCGATCCGCCGCAACGGGCTGCTGCAACCGATCACGATCACCCTCGACGGGCACCTGATCTGCGGTGCCCGCCGCCTCGCGGCGATCCGCCAGCTCGGGTGGAAGACCGTCAACGTGTGGGTCCGGTCCGGGGTGTCCGACCGGCTCGGGCAACTCCTGGCCGAGCAGGACGACAACCTGCTGCACAAACCGCTGACCCAGCTCGAAGCCGCCGCCCTCTACCGGGAGCTCAAAGCCCTCCTGACCGAAGGGGCCACGCTGCGACAGGAGGCCACCCGATTCCAGCCCGCCGGCGCGAACGAGAAGAACGGTGCCGTTAACTTAACGGCACCGTGGGCGGGCTTTGGGGAGGCGGCGGTGCAGGCCGCGCAGATGGTCACCGGCCGCGACTCCCACACCACGATGGAACGCATCGTGCGCCTCGAAGACCTCGCCGCCGACCCCGACCAGCCCGACGCTGTCCGGCAGCGTGCGGCGGAGGAGGTGGAGCGGATCAGAGCCGGCGGGAAGGTCTACCCCGCTCACCTGCGCATGAACGCCGAACTGTCCCTCGCCGAGCTCGACCAGCTCGCCGCCGACCCCACCCAGCCGGCGGAGCTGTGCGAGCAGGCCAGGGCGGAGGCCGCCGGTGTGCGGGCCGCGGAACGGGACGCGCGCGCTGTGGAGCTGGAGCACCTCGCCAAAGACGCGCTCGCCCGCGTGCGAGCGGCGAAGAAGACGGGCCGCAAACCCCGTCCCCGGCTCACAGCGGTCGAGCCGGGCGAGGTGGTGCCGTACCCGCTGACCGTCTTCCTCGCGATCTGGGACGACCTCGCCGGCTGGTGGACCCACCACGACCCCGCCGAGGTCGGCCCGGCGCTCACCGACGAGCAATGGGCGCGGTTCGAGGACACCATCGCCGGCACCGTCGCGTTCGCTGACGCCGCACGCGCGTCCCGGCAGGCACAGCGCCTGGGCGAACACATCGCCTGA
- a CDS encoding M23 family metallopeptidase, which translates to MWKKLAAAAIVLLFLAPSVVLVGVAAVVNPAMTACAPGSLIVGPIPDSLTATTRNGETITLNKTQLTHAATIITTGSQTAGVGRPGVVIALMAALTESTLRMLANTGTYPESADYPNDGNGGDRDSLGLFQMRPQSGWGTVADLMDPTYQARAFYGGPTGPNYPSPRGLLDIPGWQSMDPGEAAQAVEVSAYPDRYQNYQPVAEAILAALTRPAPTGVGGAPVVPETTRIVFPLPEGTWVRTSPFGWRTHPTTGERSFHTGSDFAAADGTPILAAADGVVVLAEFSGGYGGLIVIEHTVGGQRVASYYAHMWEHGIHVTGGQTVTAGQHIGDVGSSGQSTGPHLHFEIYPGGRGAEPVDGDAWLTDHGAEGISGGATTLASCTAGGGL; encoded by the coding sequence ATGTGGAAGAAGCTCGCCGCCGCCGCGATCGTTCTGCTGTTTCTGGCCCCCTCGGTCGTGCTCGTCGGGGTCGCTGCGGTGGTCAACCCAGCGATGACCGCCTGCGCGCCGGGATCGCTGATCGTCGGCCCGATCCCGGATTCCCTGACCGCCACCACCCGCAACGGGGAGACCATCACCCTGAACAAGACGCAGCTCACGCACGCGGCGACGATCATCACCACAGGCTCCCAGACCGCCGGAGTCGGCCGGCCCGGCGTGGTGATCGCGCTGATGGCGGCGCTGACCGAGTCCACGCTGCGGATGCTCGCCAACACCGGCACCTACCCCGAATCGGCGGACTACCCGAACGACGGCAACGGCGGTGACCGCGACAGCCTGGGCCTGTTCCAGATGCGCCCGCAATCCGGGTGGGGCACCGTCGCCGACCTCATGGACCCGACCTATCAGGCGCGCGCGTTCTACGGCGGACCCACCGGCCCCAACTACCCCTCGCCGCGCGGCCTGCTCGACATCCCCGGTTGGCAGAGCATGGACCCCGGCGAAGCCGCGCAAGCCGTCGAAGTCTCCGCGTACCCGGACAGGTATCAGAACTATCAACCGGTCGCCGAAGCCATCCTCGCCGCCCTCACCCGCCCCGCACCCACCGGGGTCGGTGGTGCCCCGGTGGTGCCGGAGACCACCCGGATCGTGTTCCCGCTGCCGGAGGGGACGTGGGTGCGCACGAGCCCGTTCGGGTGGCGCACACACCCGACCACCGGGGAACGCTCCTTCCACACCGGCTCGGACTTCGCCGCCGCGGACGGCACCCCGATCCTCGCCGCCGCAGACGGCGTCGTGGTGCTGGCGGAGTTCTCCGGCGGCTACGGCGGCCTGATCGTCATCGAGCACACCGTGGGCGGGCAGCGGGTCGCGTCGTACTACGCGCACATGTGGGAGCACGGCATCCACGTCACCGGAGGGCAGACGGTCACCGCCGGGCAGCACATCGGCGATGTCGGCTCCTCCGGCCAGTCCACGGGGCCGCACCTGCACTTCGAGATCTACCCCGGCGGGCGAGGCGCTGAACCCGTCGACGGGGACGCCTGGTTGACCGACCACGGCGCGGAAGGCATAAGTGGCGGCGCCACCACCCTGGCCTCCTGCACGGCAGGCGGTGGGCTCTGA
- a CDS encoding DUF6112 family protein produces the protein MDVFPDFGGVGGASDLRAIVGALLMFVLVIAVLMLIVCSIVWAIASSSGNYQAATKARTGLFVSLGAAALAGAGVAWVNFLLGVGEQL, from the coding sequence ATGGACGTGTTCCCCGACTTCGGCGGCGTCGGCGGCGCGAGCGACCTACGCGCGATCGTCGGCGCGCTGCTGATGTTCGTCCTCGTGATCGCCGTGCTGATGCTGATCGTCTGCTCGATCGTCTGGGCAATAGCCTCATCCTCCGGCAACTACCAGGCCGCCACCAAAGCCCGCACCGGCCTGTTCGTCTCCCTCGGCGCCGCAGCCCTCGCCGGCGCCGGGGTCGCCTGGGTCAACTTCCTCCTCGGCGTCGGCGAACAGCTCTGA
- a CDS encoding class I SAM-dependent methyltransferase, translated as MSVSRVGAAYAKRAGEYIDALGFIEATAEQDRELIGEWAEDVPGLILDVGCGPGHWTAWLHQRGHDIEGIDPVPAFIDHATATYPNVPFRVGQAEHLHVADASLGGILAWYSLIHTDPARVPAVLGALARALTPDGSLALGFFDGPVVAAFDHAVTTAYVWTIDALAQAVEEAGFTVTARYTRTDPGARPHGAIIARRTRSGSD; from the coding sequence GTGTCAGTGAGTCGAGTGGGGGCCGCGTATGCGAAGCGTGCGGGCGAGTACATCGACGCCCTAGGGTTCATCGAGGCCACGGCCGAGCAAGACAGGGAACTGATCGGGGAATGGGCGGAGGACGTCCCCGGCCTGATCCTCGATGTCGGGTGCGGGCCGGGACACTGGACGGCGTGGCTGCACCAACGAGGTCACGACATCGAAGGCATCGACCCGGTGCCCGCATTCATCGACCACGCCACGGCGACCTACCCGAATGTCCCGTTCCGTGTCGGACAAGCCGAGCACCTGCACGTCGCGGACGCCAGTCTCGGCGGCATCCTGGCCTGGTACTCGCTCATCCACACCGACCCCGCCCGTGTCCCGGCCGTGCTCGGCGCCCTCGCCCGCGCCCTCACTCCGGACGGGTCGCTCGCACTCGGATTCTTCGACGGCCCGGTGGTCGCCGCGTTCGATCACGCGGTGACCACCGCCTACGTCTGGACTATCGACGCGCTCGCACAAGCGGTGGAGGAAGCCGGGTTCACCGTGACTGCGCGGTACACGCGCACGGACCCCGGCGCCCGGCCGCACGGGGCGATCATCGCCCGTCGAACCCGGTCCGGCTCGGACTGA
- a CDS encoding DUF6112 family protein — protein sequence MIDIDPNSSGLPGIEQLRIIVGAVMTVGLILSVLALIVSAIVWGFGANSSNPHLASRGKVGVLVSCGAAIICGAAVTLINFFWSVGQAV from the coding sequence GTGATCGACATCGACCCCAACAGCTCGGGCCTTCCCGGTATCGAGCAACTGCGCATCATCGTCGGCGCGGTGATGACCGTGGGCCTGATCCTTTCCGTCCTCGCGCTGATCGTCTCGGCGATCGTGTGGGGGTTCGGCGCCAACTCCTCCAACCCGCACCTCGCCTCCCGCGGGAAGGTCGGTGTGCTCGTGTCGTGCGGGGCGGCGATCATCTGCGGTGCCGCGGTGACGCTCATCAATTTCTTCTGGAGCGTCGGGCAGGCCGTCTGA
- a CDS encoding conjugal transfer protein TrbL, giving the protein MSICDVPVISSVCDAVGEGTASLIAAPFDWLGQAMAGAAAWLFEAVWWVFDTTTLVDVTSAEYVGVYNVLFGVAIFVMLVFFCLQLITGLIHRDPTALSRAALGLAKSVLGSFLVITLTALLLEVTDQLAVGIVQATGNTMEGMGTQIGLLATGLAGINIAAPGVGAILTIFLAGLAISAAAIVWFSLLIRKALLLVAIVFGPIALAGATWDATKGWFGKWAAFVIALILSKLVLVVIFLVAIGQVSAPIEADLASISDPIAGVVLMFVAAFAPYITYKFLSFVGFDMYHAMSSEQEAKSALNRPVPVPSAPQGDTAKKVLDGGNPGTGASGAGGGGAAPKGAAGTTASAGTTGTAAGTTAASGGASAGAGAGAGAGAGAAGAGAAAGPVGAAVIVGGAVVKGAATAGPKAGTAVGGAADGHAGAAAEQAAPPPVPPATANPAPTVPPSSGSAPRRSQPAPPPSTKPAASGKE; this is encoded by the coding sequence GTGAGCATCTGCGATGTCCCGGTCATCTCCTCGGTCTGCGATGCGGTCGGCGAGGGCACCGCGTCGCTGATCGCGGCACCGTTCGACTGGCTCGGGCAGGCGATGGCCGGTGCTGCCGCGTGGCTGTTCGAGGCGGTGTGGTGGGTGTTCGATACCACCACTCTCGTCGACGTCACGTCCGCGGAGTATGTCGGCGTCTACAACGTCCTGTTCGGTGTCGCGATCTTCGTGATGCTCGTGTTCTTCTGCTTGCAGCTCATCACCGGCCTCATCCACCGCGACCCCACCGCGCTCAGTCGTGCCGCCCTCGGCCTCGCCAAGAGCGTGCTCGGGTCGTTCCTGGTCATCACCCTGACCGCGCTGCTGCTGGAAGTGACCGATCAGCTCGCGGTGGGGATCGTGCAGGCGACCGGGAACACGATGGAAGGGATGGGGACCCAGATCGGGCTCCTCGCCACGGGACTTGCCGGGATCAACATCGCCGCCCCTGGCGTCGGCGCGATCCTGACCATCTTCCTCGCCGGCCTTGCCATCAGTGCGGCGGCAATCGTCTGGTTCTCCCTCCTCATAAGGAAGGCGCTGCTGCTGGTCGCGATCGTGTTCGGACCCATCGCCCTGGCCGGGGCGACGTGGGATGCGACCAAGGGCTGGTTCGGCAAGTGGGCGGCGTTCGTGATCGCGCTGATTCTCTCCAAGCTCGTCCTGGTGGTGATCTTCCTGGTCGCCATCGGCCAGGTGTCCGCCCCGATCGAGGCGGACCTTGCCTCGATCAGCGACCCGATCGCGGGGGTGGTGCTGATGTTCGTTGCGGCGTTCGCGCCGTACATCACCTACAAGTTCCTGTCGTTCGTGGGGTTCGACATGTACCACGCGATGAGCTCGGAACAAGAGGCGAAGTCGGCGCTGAACCGGCCCGTCCCCGTCCCGTCCGCCCCGCAGGGCGACACCGCCAAGAAAGTCCTCGACGGCGGCAACCCCGGCACCGGCGCCAGCGGTGCCGGTGGAGGCGGGGCGGCTCCGAAGGGCGCCGCCGGGACCACGGCCAGCGCGGGAACGACAGGGACCGCCGCAGGCACAACCGCTGCATCCGGCGGAGCGAGTGCCGGCGCTGGCGCCGGCGCGGGTGCGGGGGCCGGCGCTGCGGGTGCTGGGGCGGCGGCTGGTCCGGTCGGTGCGGCCGTGATCGTCGGGGGCGCGGTCGTCAAGGGCGCCGCGACCGCCGGGCCGAAGGCCGGGACCGCCGTCGGCGGAGCCGCCGACGGCCACGCCGGGGCAGCAGCGGAGCAGGCCGCTCCGCCGCCGGTCCCGCCCGCCACCGCGAACCCCGCCCCGACCGTGCCGCCCTCCTCCGGGTCTGCGCCGCGCCGTTCCCAGCCGGCACCGCCGCCGTCGACCAAGCCTGCCGCTTCTGGGAAGGAGTGA
- a CDS encoding SCO6880 family protein: MATTTHADYPLAPVQFSRLTRRGILLGLSLPQLIVLGIAILIVVASLYTAGGMGLAWTSPVWAGAALLAVIPAGGRKVIEWVPILARWAARTYLGQLIHRRRVIAPRPAGTLALPGDAAALREWEDPETGAGMIHDPHAQTLTVILGVSHPAFVLLDPGEQQRRVSGWGRVLAASCRSGRIARIQVSERTLPDSGTGLAEWWATHGTDDGSWAATTYAELIDRAGPAGERHATTISLALDMKAAARQIRTAGGGIRGAAAVLRQEMTTLTTALRAAELSSTGWLTPGEVAVILRSAYDPAAAPALERHGDLGRDLATAGPVAVTETWERLRSDSAHHAVLWITEWPRSQVYPGFLAPLVLTGGILRTLSLHYTPVRADQAARDLRKKKTELISDAAQRRKIGQIEDAGASAELDDVLQQEADLTAGHGVLRVTGLISISAPTVDELDAAVAAVEQSAIQASCETRRLVGQQAQAFTAAALPLCRNV; the protein is encoded by the coding sequence ATGGCCACCACTACGCACGCCGACTACCCGCTGGCCCCGGTGCAGTTCTCTCGTCTCACGCGCCGTGGAATCTTGCTGGGCCTGTCGTTGCCGCAACTGATCGTCCTCGGCATCGCGATCCTCATCGTCGTCGCCTCCCTCTACACGGCAGGGGGCATGGGTCTGGCCTGGACCTCCCCTGTCTGGGCCGGCGCTGCGCTTCTCGCGGTCATCCCCGCCGGCGGGCGGAAGGTGATCGAGTGGGTGCCCATCCTTGCCCGCTGGGCGGCGCGAACCTATCTCGGGCAGCTCATCCACCGCCGCCGGGTCATCGCCCCGCGCCCAGCCGGAACCCTCGCCCTGCCCGGGGATGCCGCGGCCCTGCGGGAGTGGGAGGACCCGGAGACCGGGGCGGGCATGATCCACGACCCCCACGCGCAGACCCTCACCGTCATCCTCGGCGTCTCCCATCCCGCGTTCGTGCTCCTGGACCCCGGCGAGCAGCAGCGCCGCGTGTCCGGGTGGGGGCGCGTGCTGGCCGCCTCGTGCCGGTCCGGACGAATCGCGCGGATTCAGGTGTCCGAACGGACCCTGCCCGACTCCGGGACCGGGCTCGCGGAGTGGTGGGCCACCCACGGCACCGACGACGGCTCGTGGGCTGCAACCACCTACGCCGAACTCATCGACCGGGCCGGCCCCGCCGGGGAACGCCACGCCACCACCATCAGCCTCGCACTCGACATGAAAGCCGCCGCCCGGCAGATCAGGACCGCCGGCGGCGGGATAAGAGGCGCCGCGGCGGTGCTGCGGCAGGAGATGACCACGCTCACGACGGCGCTGCGCGCGGCGGAGCTGTCCAGCACCGGTTGGCTCACGCCAGGAGAGGTCGCCGTCATCCTCCGCTCCGCCTACGACCCCGCCGCCGCGCCCGCCCTGGAACGACACGGCGATCTCGGCCGCGACCTCGCCACCGCAGGCCCGGTCGCGGTCACCGAGACGTGGGAACGGCTGCGGTCGGATTCCGCGCACCATGCAGTGCTGTGGATCACCGAATGGCCCCGCTCCCAGGTCTATCCGGGGTTCCTGGCCCCGCTCGTGCTCACCGGCGGCATCCTGCGCACCCTCTCCCTGCACTACACCCCCGTCCGCGCCGACCAGGCCGCCCGCGACCTGCGGAAGAAGAAAACCGAACTCATCAGCGATGCCGCCCAGCGCCGCAAGATCGGGCAGATCGAAGACGCAGGCGCATCCGCCGAGTTGGACGACGTGCTGCAACAGGAGGCCGATCTGACCGCCGGGCACGGCGTCCTGCGCGTCACCGGCCTCATCAGCATCTCCGCGCCCACCGTCGATGAGCTCGACGCCGCGGTCGCCGCGGTCGAGCAGTCCGCGATCCAAGCGTCCTGCGAAACCCGCCGCCTGGTCGGCCAGCAAGCCCAGGCGTTCACCGCCGCCGCGCTGCCGCTGTGCCGAAACGTCTGA